A section of the Sceloporus undulatus isolate JIND9_A2432 ecotype Alabama chromosome 3, SceUnd_v1.1, whole genome shotgun sequence genome encodes:
- the LOC121925768 gene encoding stromelysin-1-like: MKGICVVLLCAAVSYAVPIQKKREQLQLVEKYLENYYNFTSDGKPTLRWKTNSPMVEKVREMQQFMGLEVTGNLDYNTLEIMQKPRCGNPDVGQFAFFAGQPKWGKKDLTYRILNYTPDMKRLDVDKDIEKAFKVWSQVSPLTFRRISQGDADIMISFGAREHGDFNPFDGPGGTVAHAYAPSSGIGGDAHFDEDEKWSHGLDGSNLFFVAAHEFGHSLGLYHSKDPNAVMFPVYRHPEHSQQILAQDDIQGIQHLYGPSLNPPQDPQENDEPFEPVRPTQPALPTACDPHLTFDAVTPFRGEILFFKDKYFWRKHPQYAQIDFSLISQFWSFLPAGADAVSENNDKDQTLLFKGNQFWVVRGEYKLPGYPKRIQSLGLPKDVKRIDAAFYNANEKRTYYFSSDKYWSYDERTKHGQEPRKIRDDFPGIGGKV, translated from the exons ATGAAGGGAATCTGTGTCGTTCTGTTGTGCGCAGCAGTGTCTTATGCAGTACCAatccagaaaaagagagaacagcTGCAACTCGTTGAG AAATACTTAGAAAACTATTATAACTTCACCTCAGATGGGAAACCAACCTTAAGATGGAAAACCAACAGTCCTATGGTTGAAAAAGTCAGAGAAATGCAACAGTTTATGGGACTAGAAGTGACTGGCAATTTAGATTATAATACACTGGAAATTATGCAGAAACCAAGATGTGGAAATCCAGATGTTGGACAGTTTGCTTTCTTTGCAGGACAACCcaaatggggaaagaaagacTTGACTTACAG GATATTGAACTATACACCAGACATGAAGAGACTTGACGTGGACAAAGACATTGAGAAAGCATTTAAAGTTTGGAGTCAGGTTTCACCACTGACGTTCAGACGGATTTCTCAAGGCGATGCTGATATAATGATCTCTTTTGGTGCAAGAG AACATGGAGATTTCAATCCTTTTGATGGACCTGGAGGCACTGTTGCCCATGCTTATGCCCCTAGCAGTGGTATTGGAGGAGATGCCCACTTTGACGAGGATGAAAAATGGAGTCATGGCTTAgatg GTTCCAACCTGTTTTTTGTTGCTGCTCATGAATTTGGCCACTCACTGGGCCTCTACCACTCTAAAGATCCTAATGCTGTGATGTTCCCAGTGTATAGGCATCCTGAACACAGTCAACAAATCCTAGCTCAGGATGATATTCAAGGCATTCAGCACCTCTATG GTCCATCACTTAACCCACCTCAAGACCCACAGGAGAACGATGAGCCATTTGAACCTGTCCGGCCAACCCAACCTGCATTACCAACAGCTTGTGATCCTCATTTAACATTTGATGCTGTCACTCCTTTTCGGGGAGAAATATTATTCTTTAAAGACAA GTATTTCTGGCGAAAGCATCCTCAATATGCACAGATAGACTTTAGCTTAATTTCTCAGTTCTGGTCATTTTTACCAGCCGGTGCGGATGCGGTCTCTGAGAATAATGATAAAGATCAGACACTTCTCTTTAAAG GTAACCAGTTCTGGGTTGTGAGAGGTGAATACAAGCTTCCTGGGTATCCCAAGCGTATCCAAAGCCTTGGTTTGCCAAAAGATGTCAAGAGAATTGATGCAGCATTTTACAATGCTAATGAAAAACGAACATACTACTTTTCTTCTGATAAGTACTGGAG TTATGATGAAAGAACCAAACATGGTCAAGAACCCAGAAAGATCAGAGATGACTTCCCAGGTATTGGTGGGAAAGTTTGA